The Blastopirellula marina genome contains a region encoding:
- a CDS encoding pentapeptide repeat-containing protein, translating to MAKSKKSKTLSASSQAEPHLSLWNQPLNADFKTFFKALGKGVAHGLTGKQEDLVADFAEAATAFGIATPPEQLAWRLVERSLQRAVIALVHEGSDLFAMLDISDTKAEKATDSIGMAMEQTSVTIDGNFFAQPGNMPVVQWVQSTLTNWLLGLGFEQNRAETLSARLPSYFTFAVQEEWRKHNETYEPLREFLDTPFARASERQEQWILYTAWLSQQADQRMFDETFSVRQVYVRLRASFVKKKSEDRSSARMEVDRERPREQVVWLDECLNAWLEAWNRDDPIRVLSGGPGSGKSAFARLFAADVAASGKCRVVYVPLHLFDLKADLTAAVHAFCDGNEYLPNDVLDSKLGEPRLMLIFDGLDELEKQGKMAAQVASEFVAEVRRTVDRVNQVGPRLVVLLCGRPVAVQAGESVLHRDEQILHLLPYVLTDEDTARYDDPLGVLGTDQRDEWWANYGKCVGKAYAKLPDALGRYDFREITAQPLLNYLVALSYDRGKLDFSKAFNLNAVYRDLIDAVYERGYEKRPNRSIEGLELKKFVRVLEEVGLAAWHGDGRTTTVKNIETRCSKTNVVKQALTQFAGDAEAGVTRLLTAFYFRQHGEIEGDKTFEFTHKSFGEYLTACRLIRELKLIHEELHRRDEGAEGGFDEQQSLERWADLCGPTEITHDLYRFLRQEVATYPRDEVVGWQKSCIRLINHLLRHAMPMEKLSKLSTFKELDRQARNAEESLLAALNSCAEHTKKISEIKWPEETSFGAWLSRLSPQRTNASNRVALESLSFLRISFQVIDVQDLYWANLRESQLDHVNAALATFGFSELARANLAGANLAGANLTDANLKDANLNGVNLEEANLAAARLIDANLARANLAAANLAGADLEEANLAGARLTDANLTDANLEGANLKGANLEGANLKGANLEGANLEGANLEGANLEGANLEGANLEGAN from the coding sequence ATGGCAAAATCAAAAAAGTCCAAAACCCTATCGGCCAGTTCGCAAGCTGAACCTCATCTTTCGCTATGGAATCAGCCGTTGAACGCAGACTTCAAGACGTTCTTTAAGGCTCTTGGCAAAGGAGTGGCCCACGGTCTGACCGGAAAGCAGGAAGACTTGGTCGCCGATTTTGCGGAGGCGGCGACTGCGTTCGGAATCGCCACGCCACCGGAACAGTTGGCCTGGCGACTGGTCGAGAGGTCCTTACAACGTGCGGTGATTGCCCTAGTTCACGAGGGTTCGGATCTCTTCGCGATGCTGGACATCAGCGACACGAAAGCCGAAAAGGCTACGGACAGCATAGGTATGGCGATGGAGCAGACATCCGTCACGATTGACGGTAACTTCTTCGCGCAGCCGGGTAATATGCCCGTCGTCCAGTGGGTGCAGAGCACGCTTACGAATTGGCTGCTTGGCCTTGGATTCGAGCAGAATAGGGCCGAAACGCTGAGCGCGCGGCTTCCCAGCTATTTCACCTTTGCCGTGCAAGAAGAATGGCGAAAGCACAACGAGACATATGAGCCCCTGCGTGAATTCCTTGACACACCGTTCGCCAGAGCCAGCGAACGCCAGGAGCAATGGATCCTCTATACGGCGTGGTTGTCTCAGCAAGCCGATCAGCGAATGTTCGACGAGACATTTAGCGTGCGTCAGGTCTACGTGCGGCTGCGCGCATCATTCGTGAAAAAGAAGTCCGAAGATCGCAGTAGTGCCCGCATGGAAGTCGACCGGGAACGGCCCCGAGAGCAGGTTGTCTGGCTGGATGAATGCCTAAATGCTTGGCTGGAAGCGTGGAACCGCGACGACCCAATTCGCGTACTTAGCGGCGGGCCGGGATCCGGCAAATCGGCGTTCGCCCGATTGTTCGCAGCGGACGTAGCAGCGAGCGGCAAGTGCCGCGTTGTTTATGTTCCGCTGCATCTGTTCGACTTGAAGGCCGATCTAACCGCGGCCGTACATGCCTTTTGCGATGGCAATGAGTATTTACCCAATGACGTTCTTGATTCCAAGCTGGGCGAACCGCGGCTAATGCTGATATTCGATGGTCTCGACGAACTTGAGAAGCAGGGGAAAATGGCGGCGCAAGTCGCTTCGGAGTTCGTCGCGGAAGTTAGGCGGACCGTCGATCGCGTGAACCAAGTTGGCCCTCGTCTTGTGGTTCTTCTATGTGGTCGCCCCGTGGCCGTTCAGGCGGGCGAAAGTGTCTTACACCGCGATGAACAGATTCTGCATCTCCTACCCTACGTACTAACCGACGAGGATACGGCGCGATACGATGACCCACTCGGGGTGCTCGGCACCGATCAGCGCGATGAGTGGTGGGCGAACTATGGAAAATGCGTGGGCAAGGCGTATGCCAAACTGCCTGACGCCTTGGGCCGATATGATTTTCGCGAGATCACCGCCCAACCGCTGCTGAATTATCTGGTCGCGTTGTCGTATGATCGCGGTAAACTCGATTTTAGCAAGGCCTTCAACTTGAACGCTGTGTATCGTGACCTGATCGATGCAGTTTACGAACGCGGTTACGAGAAGCGTCCAAACCGGTCAATTGAAGGATTGGAACTTAAGAAGTTCGTTCGGGTGCTAGAAGAGGTGGGTCTGGCGGCCTGGCATGGCGACGGGCGGACGACGACGGTCAAGAACATCGAAACCCGATGTTCCAAGACAAACGTCGTTAAGCAAGCCCTGACGCAATTTGCCGGGGATGCAGAAGCAGGCGTCACGCGGTTGCTGACGGCGTTTTATTTTAGGCAGCACGGCGAAATCGAAGGCGACAAAACGTTCGAGTTCACGCACAAGTCGTTCGGCGAATACTTGACCGCCTGCCGATTGATCCGCGAACTGAAGCTGATTCACGAAGAGCTCCACCGTCGTGATGAGGGAGCTGAAGGGGGCTTTGACGAACAGCAATCGCTGGAACGCTGGGCCGATCTGTGTGGACCAACGGAAATCACACATGATTTGTATCGCTTTCTCCGACAGGAAGTGGCGACTTATCCGCGGGACGAAGTTGTCGGTTGGCAGAAGTCCTGCATTCGCTTGATTAACCATTTGCTCCGTCATGCCATGCCAATGGAAAAGTTGAGCAAACTATCGACGTTCAAAGAACTCGATCGCCAGGCCCGCAACGCCGAAGAAAGTTTGCTGGCCGCCCTCAATTCTTGTGCCGAACACACCAAGAAGATCAGCGAGATCAAATGGCCTGAAGAAACATCATTTGGGGCATGGCTTTCGCGTCTATCCCCCCAGCGCACCAACGCCTCAAATCGTGTGGCCCTTGAATCCTTATCATTTCTGCGTATCTCGTTCCAAGTGATTGACGTTCAAGATCTTTACTGGGCGAATCTGCGAGAGTCCCAACTCGACCACGTGAACGCGGCCCTGGCTACCTTTGGCTTCTCCGAACTCGCAAGAGCTAATCTCGCAGGAGCTAATCTCGCAGGAGCCAATCTCACAGACGCCAATCTCAAAGACGCCAATCTCAATGGCGTCAATCTAGAAGAGGCCAATCTAGCAGCGGCTAGGCTCATAGATGCCAATCTCGCAAGGGCCAATCTCGCGGCGGCTAATCTCGCAGGGGCTGATCTAGAAGAGGCCAATCTCGCAGGAGCTAGGCTCACAGATGCCAATCTCACAGATGCCAATCTCGAAGGGGCCAATCTCAAAGGGGCCAATCTCGAAGGGGCCAATCTCAAAGGGGCCAATCTCGAAGGGGCCAATCTCGAAGGGGCCAATCTCGAAGGGGCCAATCTCGAAGGGGCCAATCTCGAAGGGGCCAATCTCGAAGGGGCCAATC
- a CDS encoding putative phage abortive infection protein yields the protein MSPKRDQSSAAIWWFAGLPSALAIFVLVTFVWNFRNHDISSVVEHWGQTGDFLGGILNPVLAFASLLVVCYTLRVQIRHASETARFTAIQRFEAFLFELLRLHSDTVASIDLHDAKNNRTTVGRDCFSAFVNWVRLNHGKDRNFPPTKESLVNAYNVFYERRKRKIEVGHYFRNLFHIFKYIDSSELLTDEQRIQYAKLVRAQLSVPETGLLFYNGLHPAGEGFRKYILKYTLLQELTADDLHIHGLSQDAMHGLYGIDAFVEK from the coding sequence TTGTCACCGAAAAGAGACCAATCTTCAGCAGCAATTTGGTGGTTTGCAGGCTTACCGTCCGCGCTTGCTATATTTGTGCTAGTCACATTTGTTTGGAATTTTCGCAATCATGACATAAGTAGCGTGGTCGAGCATTGGGGGCAGACGGGAGATTTTCTTGGCGGCATTCTGAACCCAGTCTTAGCTTTCGCATCCCTCCTCGTCGTTTGTTATACGCTTCGTGTACAGATTCGCCACGCCTCAGAAACTGCTCGATTTACAGCGATTCAGCGATTCGAAGCCTTTCTTTTTGAATTGTTGCGGTTGCACAGCGATACAGTTGCTTCAATTGATTTGCACGACGCCAAAAACAATCGAACGACGGTCGGACGCGACTGTTTTTCTGCATTCGTTAATTGGGTGCGTTTAAACCATGGAAAAGATCGGAACTTCCCCCCAACTAAAGAAAGCCTAGTTAACGCATATAACGTGTTTTACGAAAGACGTAAGCGAAAGATCGAGGTCGGACATTACTTTCGTAATCTGTTTCATATCTTTAAATACATTGACAGCAGTGAATTGCTGACTGATGAACAACGAATTCAATATGCAAAACTTGTGAGGGCACAGCTGTCCGTACCTGAAACTGGTTTGCTATTCTATAACGGTCTTCACCCGGCTGGCGAAGGATTTCGAAAGTACATCCTCAAATACACGCTCTTACAAGAGCTCACTGCGGACGACCTTCATATTCATGGGCTAAGCCAAGATGCTATGCATGGGCTTTACGGGATAGACGCCTTTGTTGAAAAGTAA